The Sulfolobus acidocaldarius DSM 639 genome has a window encoding:
- a CDS encoding DNA repair ATPase, translating to MSTEEIYVKLKSDREFIQRIAEVVLETVVVKKLDEFERQSRFINDNLVLIWEKLAENDIKFNKIHEELVKLRQEMNDMRKDFNSEIIKLRQEMNDMRKDFNSEIIKLRQEMNDMRKDFNSEIIKLRQEMNDNYKQIARFVENLTTSIEDDAQYYLQWLIEKKLGYKAEITRLEIDNVVEIDIFSQFGNYLLIGEVKSRANKSVYMELMRKVEKLKTVKPELFKDKKVILVIFSLSVTKDLLDLCKENKVYLTTGSRDLTKLEEII from the coding sequence GTGAGTACTGAGGAGATTTACGTAAAATTAAAGAGTGATAGGGAGTTCATACAGAGAATCGCAGAGGTAGTCTTAGAGACTGTAGTGGTTAAGAAATTAGACGAATTTGAAAGACAGTCCAGGTTCATTAACGATAACTTAGTCTTAATATGGGAGAAACTCGCTGAAAACGACATAAAATTTAACAAAATTCATGAGGAACTAGTGAAGTTGAGGCAGGAGATGAATGATATGAGGAAGGACTTTAACAGTGAAATTATCAAGTTGAGGCAGGAGATGAATGATATGAGGAAGGACTTTAACAGTGAAATTATCAAGTTGAGGCAGGAGATGAATGATATGAGGAAGGACTTTAACAGTGAAATTATCAAGTTGAGGCAGGAGATGAATGATAACTATAAACAGATTGCCAGATTTGTGGAGAACTTAACGACAAGTATAGAGGACGACGCCCAGTATTATTTACAATGGCTTATTGAGAAGAAGTTAGGTTACAAGGCAGAGATAACTAGGTTAGAAATTGACAATGTAGTGGAAATTGATATATTTTCACAGTTTGGAAATTATTTATTAATTGGTGAAGTTAAGAGTAGGGCTAATAAGTCAGTATACATGGAACTAATGAGAAAGGTAGAGAAACTAAAGACAGTCAAACCTGAATTATTTAAAGATAAGAAAGTAATCTTGGTAATATTCTCCCTAAGCGTAACTAAAGACTTATTAGACCTATGCAAGGAGAACAAAGTATATTTGACTACGGGAAGTAGAGATTTGACAAAACTTGAGGAAATAATATAA
- a CDS encoding Lrp/AsnC family transcriptional regulator produces the protein MYYIQMELDEIDIKILKILQENAKQSLEDMSEMLKLPKSTIAYRIKRLESQGIIKGYYAHIDPYALDQDYIVITFVRAKYGKDYHLNLGSKLAEIPGVWGVYFVLGDTDFVVMARYKNREEFMKNFLEKLMSMPEIERTSTQIVVKTIKEAPNIVIY, from the coding sequence ATGTATTATATACAAATGGAGTTAGACGAAATAGATATAAAAATTCTCAAGATACTTCAGGAAAACGCAAAACAGTCTTTAGAAGACATGAGTGAAATGCTCAAACTTCCCAAGTCAACTATTGCATATAGGATTAAGAGGCTCGAATCTCAGGGTATAATAAAGGGTTATTATGCGCATATAGATCCCTATGCTCTAGATCAAGATTACATAGTAATAACATTTGTTAGGGCAAAGTATGGAAAGGATTACCACCTGAACTTAGGCTCAAAATTAGCCGAGATACCGGGGGTCTGGGGAGTTTATTTCGTTTTAGGTGATACAGATTTCGTAGTAATGGCTAGGTATAAAAACAGGGAGGAGTTTATGAAAAATTTTCTTGAGAAGCTTATGAGTATGCCCGAGATAGAGAGGACTAGTACACAAATTGTGGTAAAGACGATAAAGGAGGCTCCAAATATAGTAATTTATTAA
- a CDS encoding aspartate aminotransferase family protein, translated as MDEDVLTKNLIKQHTFRTWGKQKNWDPLVIKEGKGAYFYDSKGNKYLDFSSQFINVNLGYGNENVIKAIEKQLETLQYINPSLGVSIRAEASRALLEVMPKNITKFFFSTSGTEANEAAIKIIRLIKRPSFKILSRYRSYHGSTEGSISLTGDYRRWFVEPNIMPGVVRFPEPYCFRCPLKLKYPDCGIACANYVDYIIKQEKHVAGIIVEPITGTNGVIVPPKEYMPLLRKIAMENDVLFIADEVMTGWGRVGEWFAVNLWGVEPDILTTAKGASASYVPIGITGVSKEIGDFFEDNVFAHGHTFEAHPVSLAAIPAVISEYKRVNLLPHVREMGKYLGKRLNELKERHISIGDVRGVGLFWAVELVKDGKNTPFADYNDKYEGKPILLDLLAKKALESGVFVYNGPSWFIIAPPLVVEKEDIDKGVEALDKVIREADNQYRN; from the coding sequence ATGGACGAAGATGTCTTAACTAAGAACTTAATAAAGCAACATACTTTTAGGACATGGGGAAAACAGAAAAACTGGGATCCTCTAGTAATCAAAGAGGGTAAGGGGGCGTATTTTTATGATTCCAAAGGTAATAAGTACCTGGACTTCTCCTCTCAGTTCATAAATGTCAATTTGGGCTATGGAAATGAGAACGTAATTAAGGCTATAGAAAAACAGTTGGAAACATTACAATACATAAATCCTTCATTAGGGGTCAGTATCAGGGCTGAGGCATCAAGGGCTTTATTAGAAGTGATGCCAAAAAACATAACTAAATTCTTCTTTTCGACCTCAGGCACAGAAGCCAATGAGGCTGCAATAAAGATCATAAGGCTGATCAAGAGACCCTCTTTCAAGATTCTATCTAGATACAGATCTTATCATGGCTCTACAGAGGGATCCATATCTTTGACCGGAGATTATAGGAGATGGTTTGTTGAGCCTAACATAATGCCAGGAGTTGTAAGATTTCCAGAGCCTTACTGCTTTAGATGTCCCTTGAAACTGAAATATCCAGATTGCGGTATAGCATGCGCAAACTACGTAGACTACATCATAAAACAGGAAAAGCACGTTGCAGGAATTATAGTTGAACCCATAACAGGTACAAATGGTGTAATCGTCCCGCCGAAGGAGTACATGCCCTTATTAAGGAAGATCGCCATGGAAAACGATGTATTATTTATTGCAGATGAAGTTATGACTGGATGGGGTAGAGTAGGAGAATGGTTTGCCGTAAATCTGTGGGGTGTTGAACCTGATATTTTAACCACCGCCAAGGGGGCTTCAGCATCATATGTTCCCATTGGTATTACAGGAGTTTCTAAAGAGATCGGAGATTTCTTTGAGGATAATGTTTTCGCCCATGGTCATACGTTTGAAGCTCACCCTGTCTCCCTAGCTGCTATTCCTGCTGTTATCAGTGAGTACAAAAGGGTCAACCTACTTCCGCACGTCAGAGAGATGGGAAAATATTTAGGGAAGAGATTAAATGAGCTCAAGGAAAGGCACATAAGCATAGGAGATGTAAGGGGAGTCGGTCTGTTCTGGGCTGTAGAGTTAGTGAAGGATGGTAAAAACACTCCCTTTGCTGACTACAATGATAAATATGAAGGTAAACCAATTTTACTTGATCTATTAGCCAAAAAAGCCTTAGAAAGTGGAGTATTTGTATACAATGGACCCTCTTGGTTCATAATAGCCCCACCCTTAGTTGTTGAAAAGGAAGATATTGATAAAGGCGTAGAGGCATTGGACAAAGTGATAAGAGAAGCAGATAATCAGTACAGAAATTGA
- a CDS encoding DMT family transporter — MKILKYLIPYIIVGSLQYYFAKDAITYSSPVVFNLLRYIISSAIFLSIRRRIVFNRDVFLLALYTTMSSLTWSLGLKYVSPSESAVLSYTMPLFSIPIAFLILSERPTVIETLGVGIGFLGVTLYGLPLVHGFSLLGATLTIINAVFWALFSVYYRKLRNEDPIVVNASQFSIGSVILALLLPIDHDVTINDSFIEGTAYTATLGGALSFFLWNMMVKIERVPRVTIFSFSIPILTTIIQVVVFNTSVFLIQIAGIAIIFIGIILSRIRDFVKVK; from the coding sequence GTGAAAATACTAAAATACCTTATCCCGTACATCATAGTGGGCTCTCTTCAATACTACTTTGCAAAGGATGCAATAACTTATTCTTCCCCTGTGGTTTTCAACCTATTGAGGTATATAATATCTTCGGCGATTTTCTTATCTATCCGTAGGAGAATAGTGTTTAACAGGGACGTATTTCTTCTTGCACTATATACTACAATGAGCTCCTTAACGTGGAGTCTAGGATTAAAATACGTTTCACCTTCTGAGTCTGCTGTCTTAAGCTACACTATGCCCCTATTTTCTATACCCATAGCCTTTTTAATCCTCTCAGAGAGACCCACAGTTATTGAGACTTTAGGTGTGGGTATAGGATTTTTAGGGGTGACACTTTATGGTCTACCCCTAGTTCATGGATTCAGTCTCTTAGGGGCAACTCTGACCATTATAAACGCTGTATTTTGGGCTTTATTCTCAGTATATTATAGGAAATTAAGGAATGAAGACCCAATAGTTGTAAATGCCAGTCAATTCTCCATCGGTTCTGTTATCCTTGCCTTATTATTACCCATAGACCACGACGTAACAATTAATGATAGCTTTATTGAAGGAACTGCATATACTGCAACACTGGGAGGGGCTCTATCTTTCTTCCTGTGGAACATGATGGTCAAAATAGAGAGAGTGCCAAGAGTTACAATTTTCAGTTTCTCAATACCTATCCTTACAACAATAATTCAGGTTGTCGTATTTAATACTAGCGTGTTCTTAATCCAAATAGCCGGAATAGCAATAATATTTATAGGCATAATATTATCGAGGATTAGAGATTTCGTCAAAGTAAAATAA
- a CDS encoding phosphotriesterase family protein encodes MTKIPLVGKGEISPGEMGFTLIHEHLRVFSEPVRYQWPHLYNEDEELKNAVNEVKTIMSYGVKTIVDPTVMGLGRDIRFSEKVVKETGINVIAATGLYTYTDLPFFFNGRSLEEIAELLIHDIKKGIQGTNNRAGFIKVAADEPGITRDVERAIRAAAIAQKETNVPIITHSNAHNGTGLEQQRILMEEGVDPGRVLIGHLGDTDNVDYIKKIADKGSFVGLDRYGLDLFLPIDKRNEVLLKLIKDGYLDRIMVSQDYCCTIDWGIAKPEYKPKLAPKWSMSLIFTDVIPSIKRAGVTDEQLHVIFVKNPARLFS; translated from the coding sequence ATGACAAAAATTCCTCTTGTAGGAAAAGGTGAAATATCACCTGGAGAAATGGGTTTTACTTTAATACATGAGCATTTAAGGGTCTTCAGTGAACCAGTTAGATATCAATGGCCACATCTTTATAATGAAGATGAGGAGTTAAAAAATGCAGTAAATGAAGTAAAGACAATAATGTCATATGGTGTTAAGACCATCGTGGATCCCACTGTCATGGGTTTAGGGAGAGACATTAGATTCAGTGAGAAGGTCGTGAAAGAAACAGGTATAAATGTGATTGCAGCAACGGGGTTGTATACTTACACTGATTTACCTTTCTTCTTCAATGGAAGATCATTGGAAGAGATTGCAGAATTATTAATACATGATATAAAAAAGGGAATACAAGGGACAAATAATAGAGCAGGCTTCATTAAGGTTGCAGCAGATGAGCCAGGTATAACGAGGGATGTAGAGAGGGCAATAAGGGCAGCTGCTATAGCTCAGAAGGAGACTAACGTACCCATAATAACACATTCAAATGCTCATAACGGGACAGGTCTTGAGCAACAAAGGATTCTAATGGAGGAGGGTGTAGACCCAGGGAGAGTGCTAATAGGTCACTTGGGGGACACTGATAACGTGGATTACATAAAGAAGATAGCCGATAAAGGCTCGTTTGTAGGTCTAGATAGATACGGTCTAGATCTATTCTTACCTATAGATAAAAGGAACGAGGTGTTGTTGAAATTAATTAAAGATGGATACTTGGACAGGATTATGGTGTCACAAGATTACTGTTGCACAATTGACTGGGGGATAGCAAAGCCGGAGTACAAACCTAAACTAGCTCCAAAATGGAGTATGAGTTTAATATTTACAGACGTTATACCCTCAATTAAGAGAGCAGGAGTAACTGATGAGCAGTTGCATGTAATCTTCGTAAAGAATCCAGCTAGACTATTTAGTTAG
- a CDS encoding glutamine synthetase family protein, translating into MSQSIKDKLRSYNVEILRFTWVGLDGVIRSKGAQVSHVEELIRTGIGVTKAMFSFTPMDIISPYGSFGPQDEDVFIVPDLSTLTVFPPSAIVICEVRDKGKPWEFDLRSKLNARLEKLKEEEGYDVRSSFEMEFYLVKDRKPYDDARCFDSSAFYNNPIISEMIKVLTNSGIDIIRVIKEYGPGQYEFDIVHKNSLRSADEVVIFKEITKQIALSKGIEVNFMPKPFNKLPGSGMHLNISLWREGKNVFYDPKDKYGLSELGYNFIAGLLEHAKALTALVAPTVNSYKRLVPGSWAPTKISYGYNNKSTMIRIPTPYPTMESHDRRVEYRVPDASSNPYLVILAVLEAGLDGIERGLKPGNPVNENAYLRKDIEDIPRNLREALRELDRDNRLKERIGEQVVREFINIKSAEVEEFESIVTDWEYEVYRKI; encoded by the coding sequence ATGTCACAATCCATAAAGGACAAGCTGAGAAGTTACAATGTGGAGATACTTAGGTTTACATGGGTCGGGTTGGATGGAGTTATCAGGTCCAAAGGAGCCCAAGTGAGCCATGTGGAAGAGCTAATAAGAACTGGTATTGGCGTCACCAAAGCCATGTTCAGCTTTACCCCGATGGACATAATATCTCCTTATGGTTCCTTTGGTCCCCAGGATGAGGATGTCTTCATAGTCCCAGACTTATCGACTTTGACTGTGTTTCCTCCCTCAGCTATTGTAATATGTGAAGTTAGAGATAAGGGCAAGCCTTGGGAATTTGATTTGAGAAGTAAGTTAAATGCGAGACTGGAGAAACTTAAGGAGGAAGAAGGTTACGACGTGAGATCATCATTTGAAATGGAATTCTACCTTGTGAAGGATAGGAAACCATATGACGACGCAAGATGCTTCGACTCCTCTGCTTTTTACAATAATCCAATAATAAGTGAAATGATAAAGGTACTCACAAACTCAGGGATAGATATTATAAGGGTTATCAAGGAGTACGGACCTGGTCAATACGAGTTTGATATAGTTCACAAGAACTCATTGAGGAGTGCTGATGAGGTGGTAATATTCAAGGAGATAACAAAACAGATTGCCCTCTCAAAAGGTATTGAAGTTAACTTCATGCCAAAACCTTTCAACAAACTACCAGGGTCAGGTATGCATTTGAACATAAGCCTTTGGAGAGAAGGGAAAAACGTATTTTATGACCCTAAGGACAAATATGGACTTAGTGAACTAGGATATAATTTCATTGCCGGACTGTTGGAACACGCAAAGGCTCTCACTGCATTAGTTGCACCTACAGTTAATTCATATAAGCGATTAGTACCAGGCTCATGGGCACCCACTAAGATATCTTATGGGTATAACAACAAATCTACCATGATAAGAATACCAACCCCTTATCCCACAATGGAATCACATGACAGGAGAGTTGAGTACAGGGTTCCTGACGCTTCTTCTAATCCTTACCTAGTTATATTAGCTGTTTTGGAAGCTGGACTCGATGGTATTGAGAGGGGATTGAAACCCGGTAATCCTGTGAACGAAAATGCTTACCTTAGAAAAGACATAGAGGATATTCCAAGAAATCTAAGGGAGGCTTTACGTGAGCTAGATAGAGACAACAGATTGAAGGAGAGAATAGGGGAACAGGTTGTGAGGGAGTTCATTAACATCAAAAGTGCTGAGGTTGAAGAGTTCGAATCTATTGTAACGGACTGGGAGTACGAGGTTTACAGGAAGATCTAG
- a CDS encoding amidohydrolase family protein has protein sequence MDEKEFMMASAESWGEKEINADVIEMNKWRPFYLMLKKEMKRLLGDDFIKERNRLIRDDPVSYMKFLIDDAKIKAFVIDEGFGSKEMEIPAPYKRLFRIESIINSSLFSLPFDKAIEFFEETLRNKVREGYVGFKSIIAYRTGLNITCNELKALEDFLSRDEDWYGEKKKGFRDYLLCKTMEIAKELDVPLQVHTGAGDRDIKLELSRPAYLTNVVRRYEGKIVFVHSGYPYHRETAWMSYIFPSVYLDLSQVCPFAPLGALNALEEIMEVAPFNKIMYGSDGFNIPEIAWISAKIFPRYLDMVLNKMVSLGIIEEEEEIRQMILSRNASRLYKLD, from the coding sequence ATGGATGAAAAGGAGTTTATGATGGCATCAGCTGAGTCGTGGGGAGAGAAGGAGATAAATGCGGACGTAATTGAAATGAACAAGTGGAGACCATTTTACCTCATGTTAAAGAAAGAGATGAAGAGACTTTTAGGAGACGATTTCATCAAAGAGAGGAATAGGTTAATAAGAGATGACCCTGTGAGTTACATGAAATTCCTAATTGATGATGCTAAGATTAAAGCTTTTGTTATTGATGAGGGATTTGGAAGTAAAGAGATGGAAATACCTGCACCGTATAAGCGTCTCTTCAGGATAGAGAGCATAATTAATTCCAGTCTCTTCTCCTTGCCCTTCGATAAGGCAATAGAGTTCTTTGAGGAAACATTGAGGAATAAAGTAAGGGAAGGATATGTGGGGTTCAAGAGTATAATAGCTTACAGGACTGGTCTAAATATAACCTGCAATGAGTTGAAAGCGTTAGAGGACTTCTTGTCAAGGGATGAGGATTGGTACGGGGAGAAGAAGAAGGGCTTTAGGGACTACCTGTTATGCAAGACTATGGAGATAGCTAAAGAGTTAGATGTACCACTGCAGGTTCATACGGGTGCTGGTGACAGGGATATAAAGCTTGAACTGTCGAGACCAGCTTACTTAACTAATGTTGTGAGAAGGTATGAAGGAAAAATAGTGTTTGTTCATTCAGGTTACCCTTACCACAGGGAAACTGCATGGATGAGTTATATATTTCCTTCAGTATACTTGGACTTATCTCAGGTCTGTCCATTTGCGCCTTTAGGGGCTTTAAATGCTTTAGAGGAGATAATGGAGGTTGCGCCTTTTAACAAAATAATGTATGGGAGTGATGGGTTTAATATACCTGAAATAGCTTGGATTTCAGCTAAGATATTTCCAAGATATTTAGACATGGTTCTGAACAAAATGGTCTCATTAGGGATAATTGAAGAGGAGGAAGAAATAAGGCAAATGATATTATCTCGGAATGCCTCACGTCTATACAAGCTTGATTGA
- a CDS encoding 4-hydroxyphenylacetate 3-hydroxylase family protein has translation MVIRTGDQYVSSISKRSKVEIYVLGKEVKDVTKHPFLKPSVMSFKATFDAAWDEDTKELGRAWSPYLEEEINRFNHIHRSPEDLAAKVKLLRKLSHKTGACFQRCVGWDSLNTLNIVTKIMANKGRTEPRDRFVEYLKYVQKNDLALAGAMTDVKGIRTLKPSQQPNKNAYLRVTEVTKDGIYVSGAKANITGVAATEEMVVLPTRAMGPEDKDYAVAFAIPTDTEGIKIVVGRQINDARRMEEGEIDGLPYFYNHEGLVIFDNVFVPMNRVFLAGEWEYTGTLVEIFAAYHRQGYGGCKAGLGDVIIGASADLARQIGVEKAPHVQDKLTEMIFLTETMYSAGIAASLNAVKICDNCWWVNPMHANVTKHLVARFPAQISQLAIDIAGGMVGTAPSEWDLKNPKLKEYIMRYLQGVEDFTAEDRLRMVRLIENVSMGVAFQIESIHGAGSPAAQRIMFSRLYDLDLAREISKKLAGRKADLKMTTKPEPWRETQSEQEAKEHDK, from the coding sequence ATGGTAATTAGAACAGGAGATCAATACGTTTCGTCTATAAGTAAGCGCTCTAAGGTGGAAATATACGTTCTGGGAAAAGAGGTCAAGGATGTAACGAAACACCCATTCCTTAAGCCATCTGTGATGTCCTTTAAGGCAACATTTGATGCTGCATGGGATGAGGACACAAAGGAGCTAGGAAGAGCCTGGAGTCCATATCTTGAGGAAGAGATAAACAGGTTTAATCACATTCATAGATCCCCAGAGGACTTAGCTGCTAAGGTTAAACTACTGAGAAAACTTAGTCATAAGACTGGAGCATGTTTTCAGAGATGTGTTGGTTGGGACTCTCTAAATACATTGAACATAGTGACCAAGATTATGGCAAATAAAGGTAGGACTGAGCCTAGAGACAGGTTTGTGGAATATCTAAAATACGTGCAGAAGAACGATCTAGCCCTTGCAGGAGCCATGACAGATGTGAAGGGTATTAGAACACTGAAGCCAAGCCAACAGCCAAATAAGAATGCTTACCTTAGGGTCACTGAAGTAACAAAGGACGGAATTTATGTGTCCGGAGCAAAGGCAAACATAACAGGAGTTGCTGCGACTGAGGAGATGGTCGTCTTACCTACTAGGGCTATGGGACCAGAGGACAAGGATTACGCTGTAGCCTTTGCAATACCTACGGACACTGAGGGTATTAAGATTGTGGTCGGGAGGCAAATTAACGATGCAAGGAGAATGGAAGAGGGTGAAATAGACGGTTTACCATATTTCTACAACCATGAAGGATTAGTAATATTCGACAACGTATTTGTCCCTATGAACAGAGTTTTTCTTGCCGGAGAATGGGAGTACACTGGTACACTAGTGGAGATATTTGCTGCTTATCACAGGCAGGGTTATGGGGGGTGTAAGGCAGGCTTAGGAGATGTGATAATAGGGGCAAGTGCTGATTTAGCCAGGCAGATTGGTGTTGAAAAAGCTCCCCATGTACAGGACAAGTTAACCGAAATGATATTCCTGACTGAAACCATGTACTCTGCAGGGATTGCGGCAAGTCTCAATGCGGTTAAAATATGTGATAATTGTTGGTGGGTTAATCCAATGCACGCTAATGTGACTAAGCATTTAGTTGCCAGATTTCCTGCACAGATCAGCCAGTTAGCTATAGATATAGCAGGTGGAATGGTAGGCACTGCGCCAAGTGAATGGGATTTGAAAAATCCCAAACTGAAAGAATATATAATGAGATATTTACAGGGAGTTGAGGACTTCACTGCAGAGGACAGGCTTAGAATGGTTAGGTTGATAGAGAATGTAAGCATGGGAGTTGCATTCCAGATCGAATCTATTCACGGCGCTGGAAGTCCTGCTGCCCAGAGAATAATGTTTTCAAGACTTTATGATCTTGATCTAGCTAGAGAAATATCGAAGAAATTGGCTGGTAGAAAGGCTGATTTAAAGATGACGACCAAGCCAGAGCCATGGAGAGAGACACAGTCAGAACAAGAAGCAAAGGAACATGATAAGTAG
- a CDS encoding NAD(P)/FAD-dependent oxidoreductase encodes MKEYDIIIVGGGPIGLFATFYSGLRDMSALLIDAQDELGGQLVTIYPEKMVYDVGGYPGILAYDLAQNLIEQAKMFSPDIRLKEWVDWITRTQDNLWVIKTDKGNEFKAKTILLALGIGRITPSRLGAGGEIEYENRGVYYTVKRKKDFEEKRILIVGGGDSAVDWAINLAPVAKSITLIHRRDQFRAHESSVKQLYNIASVHTWHELKEVKGDGSKVTQAVIFDNRTKEEKTLDVDAVIISIGHKGDLGNVPRWGLNMKGRDILVNAKMETNLPGVYAAGDIASQEGVPKMALIAIGFSEAAIATSMAKKYIDPNVSIFGGHSSEIMKSRS; translated from the coding sequence TTGAAGGAATATGATATTATAATCGTCGGTGGCGGACCTATAGGATTATTTGCAACGTTTTATTCCGGTCTAAGAGATATGAGTGCTTTACTAATTGATGCACAAGACGAGCTAGGTGGACAGCTGGTCACAATATATCCTGAGAAAATGGTTTATGATGTTGGAGGATATCCTGGTATTTTGGCATATGACCTAGCCCAGAACCTCATAGAACAAGCAAAGATGTTTTCCCCTGATATAAGACTTAAGGAGTGGGTAGATTGGATAACGAGAACACAGGATAATCTTTGGGTGATAAAGACTGATAAGGGAAACGAGTTTAAAGCTAAAACAATATTACTAGCATTAGGTATAGGGAGGATCACTCCATCAAGGCTAGGTGCAGGAGGAGAGATTGAGTATGAAAATAGGGGAGTATACTACACAGTTAAAAGGAAGAAGGACTTTGAGGAAAAGAGAATTTTGATCGTTGGAGGAGGAGATTCAGCTGTAGATTGGGCTATTAACTTGGCTCCAGTTGCAAAGTCAATCACACTAATTCACAGGAGAGATCAGTTTAGAGCACATGAGAGCAGTGTAAAACAGTTGTATAACATCGCTTCAGTTCACACTTGGCATGAGTTAAAGGAAGTAAAGGGGGATGGAAGCAAGGTTACCCAGGCTGTAATATTTGATAACAGGACAAAGGAGGAGAAAACGTTAGATGTTGACGCTGTAATAATAAGTATTGGACATAAGGGAGATCTAGGAAATGTTCCCAGATGGGGTTTAAACATGAAGGGAAGGGATATTTTAGTCAATGCCAAGATGGAAACAAATTTGCCTGGTGTATATGCTGCCGGTGATATCGCAAGCCAAGAAGGGGTGCCAAAGATGGCTTTAATAGCTATAGGTTTTAGTGAAGCTGCTATAGCTACAAGTATGGCGAAGAAGTATATAGATCCAAATGTGTCCATATTTGGCGGACATAGTTCAGAGATAATGAAGTCCAGAAGTTGA
- a CDS encoding zinc-binding dehydrogenase, which yields MLAGVLHNYKEPITVEEVEIEEPKENEVMIEVKATGMCHSDVNVFLGSTPVPTPVIAGHEIAGRVVKVGHNVSRVKEGDRVISTFIQPCGKCKNCISGMENLCETFASVRLKGTMFDGTTRVKYKDGRSIRTFLGGGFAEYSIVHENALTRMEDSNVNIEELAVLGCSGITAYGAISSANVRPGDSVAVVGVGGVGLSVIQMLRAVGAGRIIALGTKKWKLEKALELGATDFINTKESEPVKTLKEMTNGGPDIIIEAGGTQETIQMALEGVRIGGKVVLIGLPPTSALIPVRVSMIVRNGITIIGNYGSKPRVDMPKLVELVRTKRYDPQKLITGKFKLEEINEAVKLLEEGLAIRSLIIPH from the coding sequence ATGCTAGCAGGAGTGCTTCATAACTATAAGGAACCTATAACTGTGGAGGAAGTGGAAATAGAGGAGCCTAAGGAAAATGAGGTAATGATCGAGGTTAAGGCTACTGGAATGTGCCACTCTGATGTAAATGTTTTTTTAGGGTCAACTCCCGTCCCTACGCCTGTAATAGCAGGACATGAAATAGCAGGCAGAGTTGTGAAGGTGGGGCATAATGTAAGTAGGGTAAAAGAAGGCGATAGGGTTATATCAACTTTCATTCAACCCTGCGGAAAGTGTAAGAATTGTATATCTGGTATGGAAAATCTTTGTGAGACTTTTGCATCGGTCAGACTGAAAGGTACAATGTTTGACGGTACAACTAGAGTTAAATATAAGGACGGAAGGTCTATAAGGACATTTTTAGGTGGAGGGTTTGCGGAATATTCTATAGTGCACGAAAATGCCTTAACTAGAATGGAAGACAGCAACGTGAATATAGAGGAACTAGCTGTGTTAGGATGTTCTGGTATAACTGCTTATGGTGCAATTAGCTCTGCCAACGTAAGACCTGGGGATAGTGTAGCTGTAGTAGGAGTAGGTGGTGTTGGGCTATCAGTTATACAAATGCTGAGAGCAGTGGGGGCAGGGAGAATAATTGCTCTAGGAACAAAGAAGTGGAAATTGGAAAAAGCTCTAGAGCTTGGGGCAACAGATTTTATAAACACCAAGGAATCTGAGCCAGTAAAAACCCTGAAGGAAATGACTAATGGAGGTCCAGATATAATAATTGAGGCTGGGGGAACCCAAGAGACTATACAAATGGCTTTAGAAGGGGTTAGAATTGGAGGGAAAGTGGTTTTGATAGGCTTACCACCTACATCAGCTCTCATTCCAGTTAGAGTCTCAATGATAGTGAGAAATGGAATCACTATAATAGGTAATTATGGCAGTAAACCTAGGGTAGATATGCCGAAACTAGTAGAGTTAGTTAGGACAAAGAGATACGACCCACAGAAACTCATTACAGGAAAATTCAAGTTAGAGGAAATCAACGAGGCTGTGAAATTGTTAGAGGAGGGGCTCGCAATAAGGAGTTTAATTATTCCTCACTAG